Genomic DNA from Alicyclobacillus fastidiosus:
GCTTATTGACTGGGCAAACATCGACATTTATAGCCGAGTTTGGAACATGTGTTATGGCCGCGTTCGTCGATTTATTTCTTTTGTGCATCCACCGGTGCATGACAAGTACGTAGAAATGCATGAAAAGCATATCAGTCTTGTTCAAGTATTTGAGAAGAGAGATGTGGAACAGGCCAAATTGGCAATCAGAGCCCATATCATGAGGTCCTTCAACGAAAGCAAGTATAAGATTCATCGTTAACTCCATACGCGAACTGGCGTTCCTGCGAAGTTGTGGTTGATGAAAGCGGATACTATGATTCGTAGGTTCATTGTGACATGAATGATACGACATACAGGATCGACTCTGAAAGGGAGGTGGTATAACACACCCGACCATCCGGCTGTACTGAATGCCCCAGCGATCATAGCGGAGATTGAAATTCCAAAAGAATAGGATGGTCGGACACGCTGGCATTACATGAGACAGATAGGAGTGACACCCAGAGGACCAACATGAGATGGAGGAAAGAAAATGTTCGGAAGATACTGGAAAGTAGTCGTCCTTATGTTGTTTTTGGCGCAGGTCATTAATTACTTGGACCGATCCGCGTTCTCAGTGGCGGCTCCAATCATCACAAAGCAATTACATTTCAGCCCAGCTGAACTAGGAATTCTCCTGAGCAGTTTTTCGGTCGGATATGCCGTGTTTAATTTTGTGGGTGGATATCTATCGGACATGTACGGACCACGAAGAGTGTACGGCGGTGCGATGACGCTTTGGTCTATCTTTTGTGGATTGACGACATTGGGTTTCAATTTTGCTTCGATGTTTATAATTCGTTTGATTTTTGGGATTGGCGAAGGACCACTCGCTACGACCACGAACAAGACATTGACAAACTGGGTCCCGAAAGCGAAACACGCAGGCGCAGTGGGCATTGCAAACGCGGGAAGTCCACTCGGAGGAGCAATCGCAGGGCCAATTGTTGGCTTAATTGCAGTTTATTCGAGTTGGAAGGTTTCGTTCCTTGCCATCACGATTATCGGTCTCCTCTGGGCTGTGGTGTGGTTAAGAATTGTAAAGGATCATCCTAGACAACACAGTAAGGTTTCACCAGAGGAACTCCAAGAAATCGAACAAGGAAAAGCATGGCCTTCAGGTGTATCAAATGCTATCAAGATTCCGCTGTCGCACTACTTAAAGCAGCCAACGGTACTGTTCACCGCCGTGGCATTTTTTACCTTCAACTACATTTTGTTCTTCTTTCTCACGTGGTTTCCAAGCTATCTATCTATCGAGAAACATCTGAGCATTAAAAATATTAGCATTGCCACTTCGATTCCGTGGATCGTTGGAACCGTCGGGGTATTACTGAGCGGCTGGATATCAGACTACATTTACAAGAAGACGAAAAATTTGATGTTTTCACGGAAAGTTGTGCTTGTCGTAGGCCTGCTTGGGGCTGCGGTTTGTGTTGGTTTAGCAGGATTGGCCCAGACACCGGTGAGTGCTGTCGTGCTTATGACTATCGGGATTTTCTTTATGTACATCACTGGTGCGATTTATTGGTCCATTATTTCAGATAATGTTGCGACTGAGAGAGTAGGAGGGGTCGGTGGATTTATTCACGCGATCGCCAATGTTTCTGGAATTATTGCCCCAACTGTCACCGGAGTCATTGTGCAATCGACAGGGTCGTTTGTAAGCGCTTTTCTAGTGGCTGGGATTTTGGCCATCGTCGGAGCTGTTTGTGTGATGTTGTTTGTTAGGCCAATGCGTGATACGTCCGCTCGAAGACAGGAACCGAATCATATGTCTGTGTAAGGAGAAAACCTTTGGCACCCTTGTTTTACAATCGAAACTTTCAAGTGGCAACAAGGGTGTCGATGCGTCGTGAATGGAGAGGGATAACCATGAGTAACCAAGGCATGCGAATTCATAAAGACGAACTGGAGCAGTTCGTTAGTCGTATCTTGCTCGAGGTAGGTTTTGATGAAGAGCATGTATCCACGATCGCCAGTCACCTCGTTTTGGCGAATTTACGGGGAGTCGATTCGCATGGAGTGAGTCGAGTTGCGATATATACAGAGAGGATTGAGAAAGGGCTTATCAACAAGAAAATCCAAGCAGAACCCGAGCGGGAAACCGCTTCCAGTATGTTAATTAACGGAAATCATGGCTCTGGAATTGTTCTTGCCACACAGGGAATCCATCACGCCGTTGAAAAGGCCAAAAACACGGGTTTAGCGGTTGTTGGAATTAAGAACTCTGAGCACTGCGGCATGCTTGCCGCTTATACCATGTATGCCGCAGAAAATGACTGCATTGCGTTAGCAACCACGAATTCTCCGCCCAGCATGGCTCCGTGGGGTGGAAGAGAGAAGTTTTTTGGTACAAATCCATTTTCGTACGGCATTCCGACTGGCTCAGAAATGAATATTGTTTTTGACATGGCGACGAGTGTAGTGGCGAGAGGAAAGATTATCTTAGCACACATGAATCATCAAAAAATTCCTTTGGGATGGGCGATTTCAAAGGAGGGAAGGCCGACGACCGATACGCAGGAGGCCTTAGAGGGATTGGTTCTACCCGTGGGCGGCCCGAAAGGGTATGGACTTACGTTTCTAGTAGAGACGTTGTCCTCTTTGTTCACAGGATCCCTCTTTGGACCGCACCTCCCGGACTATTATAAAGACTCGCGCCCATTGAGTGTGGGGCAATGCTTTGTCGTCTTTCGAGCGGATTTGTTCAGAAGTCTTCAGGAGTTCAAAGATACCATGGACCAAATGATCGCGGAAATCAAAAGTGTTGCATTGATGGAGGGGGTGGACCGTATCTATCTCCCTGGTGAAATTGAAGTAGAGAAAACTGCGGAACGACTTGCGCATGGGATCCCATTATCAAAGGAATTAATAGACGAACTCGTCGGCGTCGGAATGCGTTATGGGGTCTCTCCTCAATCACTCACGAATGCACTTTACTAAAACTCGCGGATGCGAGGGCGCAATACCGACTGATGTTCCACCTGACTACGTTTATGGACTAGAAGAGAAAATGGAGGCAAGAGTTATGGAGACGCTGAGTGTCGATACGTTTAAAAAATTACGGGAAGTTTCCACGGCAAGTCTAACGTCTGAACTCCTGAAGCTCGGATATAGAAATACCTTCATGAAGGGGGTCCACCCACTTCATACGAATTCACGTCTGGTTGGATATGCATTTACTTTGCGGTATATACCTGCACGTGAAGACCTGGATTTTCAAGTGGAATATGACAATTTGAAGAATCCCCAGCGGGTAGCGGTTGAAACCATCGGGGAAAATGAGGTTCTTGTCATCGACTCACGTGGCGATATCAGCGCGGCATCTTTGGGTCATATCCTATGTACACGCCTAAAATGTAGAGGAGCGGCTGGTTTAGTCACAGATGGTGCGCTACGGGACACACCTGCGATTCGCAACATGGACTTTCCAACTTATGCTCAAGCTGCTCATGGCACAACAAGTTCGGTTGTCCACCACCCTGTTGACTTTCAGATCCCCATCGCGTGTGGTGGGGTCATGGTGCAGCCCGGAGACCTTATCGTGGGTGACGATGAGGGTGTTGTGGTCATTCCGGCTCATGTTGCGGAAGAAGTTGTGAACCGATGTCACGAACGGGATTTACTTGAAGGGTGGATACAGGAAAAGGTTGCGAGTGGTGCGAGCATCCGGGGACTCTATCCACCAGACGAAAGTACATTGGCGGAATACAAAGCATGGAGAGATAGTCAGGCGAGATCGTAAGTCGAATTGGACTGCGCGTTCACTTCCAAACGCAAAGGCTGAAATTTTCTCAGGAGGGAAGTTCCAAATGGAATCAAAAAACTACGTTGGCGGAGAATGGGTTATTCCGAATGGCCGACAGACGGTGATTCACAATCCTTCAAACACCGTTGAGGAATATGGTGTTATACACCTGTCCACGCAACACGACGCTGTTGAAGCCGGTGAAGCTGCCAAACATGCTGTAACCGGTTGGGTAAATACGAACACCGCCGCGCGCGGAGAATTTTTATTGAGGGCCGCTGATCTCTTACGGCAGCGCCAAGACGAAATTGCGTTAACCGCTAGCTCCGAAATGGGCAAACCTATTTCAGAAATGAAGGGGGAGGTTCTACGAGGGATTCAGCTTCTTCGGTACTATGGAGCGGAAGGTGTTCGTGCCATTGGCTCCGTAATTCCCGCCAGTAAAGACAACATCCTGCAATATACCCGCCGTGTCCCACTGGGTATTGTCGGGATTATTACACCTTGGAACTTTCCGATTGCGATCCCGATTTGGAAGTTGGCACCAGCCCTGTTGTGTGGAAATACAATCGTCTGGAAACCATCCGAGATTGCATCGCTCAGTGCAACACTCTTAATGAAAGTCTTTGCCGACGCCGGATTACCGCCTGGAGTTTTAAATCTCGTCGTCGGTGAGGGCAGCGTTGTCGGCCGAGCACTCCTAGATGAACTTCCGCTGGATGCCGTAAGTTTTACCGGTTCAACTCAAACAGGTTCAAGCATTGCAACTCAAGCAGCACGACGGAATATAAAGTATCAGACAGAAATGGGCGGGAAAAACGCCGCCGTTGTGTTGCGTGATGCAAACCTTGACTTGGCTGTCTCGGCAGTCATCAGTGGAGCATTCTCATCGGCTGGTCAAAAATGTACAGCAACCAGTCGAGTGATCGTCGAGTCGGCAGTCTATGACGAGTTTGTGAGCTTATTTCAACATGAGGTACGGAATCTATACGTGGGGTCTGCGCTGGATCCTAAATCGTATTTAGGCCCCGTTGCGTCAGCCAGTCAATATGATAAGGTCGCGAAGTACGTTGAGATCGCCAGACACGAAGCGAATTCCATTGCAAAGGCCAATATTCAGGTGGATCCTACGAGTGGCTACTACATACCTCCACTTGCCGTCGATGGCATCAGTGTAGAACATCAATTGGTTCAGGAGGAGATCTTCGGCCCCCTTGTCGTGTTTCTGCCTGTTCAGAACTTTGATGATGCACTCACGGTTTGTAACAAAACAGTGTATGGCCTGAGCGCATCGGTGTTTACTGAAAACCTTAACAATAGTCTACGGTTCTTAGATGAAGCGCACGTCGGTATGGTACGAGTTAATCTCGAGACGGCTGGAGTGGAGTATCAGGCGCCGTTCGGCGGTATGGGGTTATCTAGTTCACACAGTCGTGAACAAGGCCAACCAGCTTTAGACTTTTACAGTCAAACGAAGACGTGTGCGATCTATTATGGGTGAGTGGACTTTGCGATATAAATGAATGAACAGCACCCCATCAAGTAGACAGTACAAATAATAAAAGGATTTTAGACGGCCTTGGCTCGACATTCCATTGGGCTAAGGCCGTTTCTTCCTTTTAGTAACGGTTCGTGATTGTAAAAATGCATGTAAGCTTCGGGCGCTTCGGATAGTTCTTCGAAGTTGGAAAAGGTCACTAATAAAATCTGTGATGGAAAAGGAGGCTACGTGGGGTGCTTTGACCTGTTTTTTTCCGTGTCATGTGTATAGCCTCAATGCCCTTGAGTGTGTAGTCAGCAGATTGAAACGAATGGAACCCCATGATCGGGCTCGTGATTTTCTTGATGAATCGATGATCTTGTTCAACACAGTCTTGTGCGGTTTACGCAATTCAGGAAGCAAGCGGCTCAAAGCTTTTTACCAAAAGAAACGAGACGAAGGCAAAGCACACAAAGTAGCCATTGTGGCTTGCATCAACAAACTTCTTCACTGGATTTATGCACTGTAAAGCGGAAGGCAACCTTCCTAGACATGGCATAACCTCTAGATAACGCAACAATGACAAAGACCCTCCAGTTCATGAAGGGAAGGTTATTTGGTGTGTCTAAAATAACTGTAACACAGGATTTAAGGTCTCGTTAACACCCTGCTTGAAAAACTATTAGCTGGGTTAGCGACGGAACGGTTCCGTATGATTACCGTGGTAATGGGTGAACTTGTACTGATCCCTCATGGAACAAAAGCACCGATTATTTCTAAATGAATAGGCGGATGCCCAATATCGGAATCGCTCCTTTTTATCAGCGGTCCAGCGACATATGCAGAACTAATTTTGGTTCGTAGCACTACGAAACAAAACCTTGTCTATTGTTTCGCTTTTAGCTAATTACGCATATAATGAAGTTAATTCGAGGAGAAGCTTAAGGCAGGTGAATTCTATGAACGAGAATGTCTTCAAGGCGATGTCTGACAAGACTCGTAGGAAGATCATTGAACTGTTAAAGGAAGGACCAAAAACAGCAGGTGAGATTTCGGAACATTTCTCCTCAGCTCAACCGACGATTAGTCGACATTTGAACGTTCTCAAGAACGCGAATTTGGTTATTGATCAGCGGGAAGGAACTTTTATTATTTACAGGCTCAACACAACGATTTTGCAAGAATGGCTGGCATGGCTTCTCGAACACTTTGGAGGTGGTGATAGTGATGAATAAGAAAATGGCAATGCCGTGGTGGGGCTGGCTTGCGTGGATCTTGGCAATCGTGCTGGGGTGTCTTACGTACTTTCATCTCCCTATACAGGTTCCAAGCCATGTTAATTCGGCTGGAAAACCGACTTTCTTCATTTCGCGTCTATTAGCGGTTGTGTATGAACCGTCGATTATGCTTGTCATCATTCTCGTGTGGCACGTTCTCTGGAGAATTGACCCGAAGAAGAGAAATTATGAGTCGTTCTGGTCGACGTATCGATATATCGGCGGCGTCGTTATTGTGTGTGTTAGCTTGATTTACCTCGTGGTTTTAGGACACCTTTTGCACATCGGGTCTATGCATTTCGCTCTGACCGCATACGGTATCATGTTTATGCTGATAGCAAACGTTTTGCCGCGTCTTCAACCCAATTGGTTCGTTGGCATCCGAACGCCATGGACTTTGTCGAGTGAAGAATGCTGGAATCGCACACATCGTTTAGGTGGACAATTAGGTATTCCGATAGGAATTTTGATTATTATTCTTGCCTGGGTTATGCCCATCGGTAAAGTGATGGTACTTGCGGTTGTTATACCCATTATTTTATGGGTGCTTATTACGGTTGTGGCGTCGTATTTTTACGCCAAAAAGGAGTAACTGTACTGACAAAGGGCACCGTTACAGTGTGACACGGTGTCCTTTTGTTTCTTCATGGGACAAAACCCTTGTTTGAATGGGGGGGCATTAAGCCCTCAAGCTTGTGCGTTTGGATGTATCGAAAGAGAAAATTGCGGTTGCAGTGGCTGAGGAAGGAAGACAGGAGCCACGCTTTGTCGGAATGATTCCGAACACGGTAGAAGCGATTCGGAATTTGGTTCGTCAATTACAGGCCGAGGATGTTCACTTGGAATTCTGCTATGAAGCGGGTCCGACGGGTACGGGTTGTATCGTCTGTTACACGTAATGGAGTTGTCGTGTGCGGTTGTTGCACCGTCTCTTATCCCGACTAAACAAGGCGATAGGGTGAAAACGGACAAGCGTGACGCCTTACGGTTGGCGAAGTTATTCCGTGCCGGAGAGTTAACGCCTGTGTTTGTACCGAATGAAGAGAACGAGGCATTACGGGACTTGGTACGAGCTCGGGAGGATGCGATTGAAAACAGACTCAGGGCAAGGCACCAATTGTCAAAGTTTCTGCTAAGACACGAACGACGACTGCAAGCAAAGCTTCGAGCGATCCGGGCGTTCGACCCCATCACGACACGGGGCTTGACGGTGTCGTTGATATCAACTGGGGGCATAAAATGCAAGAAAAGACAAAACGTATTAAGGGGGGGATTGTCGATGAGTTTGTTGATTGGGCCCGAAGTTAATCTGATCATTGTTTTGTACTGATCGGGCTTTAGAATCGGAGTTTTGTGCTGGCTATAACGAGGAGAAGGAAAAGAACTGCAACGACCCAGGCTGTATGTACCCGTCAGAAGCGTCCACACACCCACTCCCGAGCTTATAAAAAAGAGAAGTTATGTAATTAACAGCCTTAGCTATGAGTGATAGTTGTCTTTGATTTCAGAATTCATTGGATATTGTTTCCGTCTACTTCAAGTGTGCTGATTTTTTACTTGTTCTGACTTCATAAGAGCTTAAATTATAAACTCCACTAGTGAGAAGCCCACCCATTAAGTAAAAGGAACCCTTGCAATTCGTACACGCATTCCTTAAGTTTAATTAAGTCTGAAGGAAATTTTCTTCATTAATGTGTCTCAAAGAAAGGAAAATGTTTGTGGATATTATAGAAAAGAATCAGACATCCGGTTTTTCTACGAGGGTAGAATTGATGTTTCCCAAACTGCGTGATGCCGAGAAAAAAGTAGTTGACTTCGTTATGGAAAATAGGAATGAAATTATTCATCTGTCAATAACTGAAGTAGCCGAGAGAAGTTCCGCGAGTGAATCCACTGTAGTAAGGGTATGCAAAAGATTAGGGTACAAGGGGTTTCAAGATCTCAAAATAAGTCTAGCACGTGAAGTTGTTGAACCTGCTAAACACATTCACGAAGTAATTGAGCCTTCAGATAGTACGTTAACAATTAAACGAAAAGTATTCCAGGCCAATATACAAGCGTTATACGACACGTTAGAGGTGTGCAGCGACGAGGAACTCGAAAAAGCCGTATTACTTTTAAAGCAATCCGACCGTATTGAGATATATGGAACAGGGGCATCGGGTAATGTTGCATTAGATGCGCAGCATAAATTTCTTAAGTTTGGAATCAAAACTAATGCTCCTTCAGATGTTCATATTCAACTTATGTCTGCAAGCCTACTTCGGCCAGGCGATGTCGCCATAGGGATTTCTCATACAGGAACAAATAAAGACACACTTGAAATTATGAAAACAGCGAAAAACCAAGGAGCTAGTCTGATATGTATAACAAACTTTTCGAAATCGCCATTAACCAAGATATCTGACATATGCTTGTTTACAGCTTCTAAGGAAACTCTGTTTAGAACGGATGCAACGGCTTCTCGAATTGCACAATTAACTATAATCGATACTCTCTTAGCGAGCGTAGCGACATTGGATTATCAGTACTATTTTGAAAATGTACAGAAGACAAGGGAAGCGACCTTGCTTAAACGGATATAACGAAATTTTTTTCTGTAAAACACAATTAATTGTGGTGGAAATTTTCTTCGTGTGATACATTGTTGTTGTGAAAAGTTTCACAATAATTTTGCTCGTGCAGTTAAGGAGTGATTCAAATTAAAGCTGCAGTGTTTCATGGTCCTAAGCAGATGAGTATTGAAGTACTGGAAAAACCTCAAATTGGGCCGAAGGAGGTTTTACTTCAAGTTACCGTAAGTGCAGTTTGCGGAACGGACGTTCGTATTTATGAGGGTTTGAAAACAAAAGGAGTTCGCACTCCGTCGACAATTGGCCATGAAGTTGTTGGTATTGTCGAATCTGTCGGTTCGGAAATTAGTGAGTTTAAACCTGGAGATCGTGTTGGTGTAATTCCGGTTATTCCGTGCAGAAAATGTCATTATTGCTTAAATGGAAGAGAAAATGCATGTTTGAATCGCAAAGCAATTGGGTATGAGTTTGATGGGGCCTTTGCTGAATTTGTGAGAATTCCGCGAGAAGCAATTGAGTCAGGAAACCTAGTTCATCTTCCGGATGAACTCCCATTCGAACAGGCCGTTTTATGTGAGCCGCTGTCGTGTTGTATTAATGGACAAAGGAAAGCTCAAGTAAAAATAAATGACTGTGTTGTGGTTGTAGGAGCAGGCCCAATTGGGTTGATGCATGTACAACTAGCTAAAATTGCTGGAGCTAGAAAAGTAATTGTAAGTGAGTTGGTTGAATCACGGCGTGAAAACGCAGCTGAGGCTGGGGCTGACGTTGTAGTAAATCCACTAGAACAATCTCTTGAGCAGATTGTGAAGGACAACACAGAGGGTTATGGGGCAGATGCAGTAATCCTTGCGATTGGGGTTCCTTCTCTCGTAAATCCATCCTTAAGGTTACTTCGTAAGGGCGGGGTACTGAATCTGTTTGCTGGATTTACCAACGGTGTCTCGTGCGAAATTGACCCGAATTTTATTCACTACGAAGAGGTAAAAGTTGTTGGTACGTCTGCTTCAACTAGATCAGATTATATGAATGCCCTGGGCCTTATAAGGTCTGGTGCAATTAATACGGATGTTCTAATTACCCCAGGCTACACATTGGATGGAATTTGTAACGCTATTAATGATGTTAAGAGTGGCACTGGGATGAAGCCGGTGATTAATTATTAATGAGGTAGTTGGCTTTTCAGGGTGGTGTACGAAATGTCACACGTCATTTCAATTGATATAGGAACTAGTGGAATTAAGGTCGGTGCCTTAAACCGTTCAGGAGAACTAGTGTTTATTCTCCGAAAGCCTTATGAATTGATCTACCCTCAACGGGGGTGGGTAGAGATAGATGCTAATGACGTTTGGGAAAAGACAAAAGACCTACTACACCAAGTACACGAAAAGATTGTCTCTATTAACGGGAATGTTGATGCCATTGGATTGTCTACGTTTTGCAATGCATCCGTTTTTATGGATGAATACGGAGATTCCCTATGTAGAGGGATAATGTACTTAGACCATAGAAGCGAATACGAATCCAACTGGATAAAGGCAAATATACCACTAGAAAAACAAAATGATATTACTCGAAATCGGATTGAACCGGGTATGTTCTCTGTGACTACATTGCTCTGGACCAAGTGGAATCGTCCTGATATTTGGAAAAACGTTTTCAAATGGGGGCATTTGTCTACTTACATTCTCCACAGATTAACTAAAAAGTTCGTTTTAGACTGGACCCAAGCTTCTTTTTCGGGGGTTTTTGATGTCATAAATTATGAATGGTCTGAAGAACTATTAGCTACCATCGGTATTGATTATGATATTCTCCCGAAAATAATTGAGCCGTCACAGGGTGTTGGTGTTGTGTGTGATGAATCTTTGCCTGAATTCTTAGGTGTTCATGTCGTAGCGGGAGGTGCAGATACAGCGTGCTCTGCGCTTGCGGTGGGAATTAAGCCGGACGATGTTTTTGAGTCGGTTGGAACGTCAGATGTTTTGACCGTATGCACTACTGAAACGGATAGGTTTGATAACCGCTTTTTAAACCGTTGTCATATTTTTAAAAATCAATGGTTATCACATGGAGCTATGTCAACTCCAGGGGCTAGTATTAAGTGGTTTCTTAATAATTTTTTAGATACCTCTGAATTTGATAATGTGGAAAGAATGATTTTGACATCGCAAATTGGAGCAAACGGGCTGTTTTTCTTACCTTACATGTTTGGAGAAAGAACACCCGTATGGGATAAAAATGCTGCAGGAGCATTCGTAGGGCTATCTCTGACAACAACAAAGGCAGATATGTTACGAGCAATTCTTGAAGGCTGTTCTTATGGGTTGAGTGAGATTTATGAAATCATACGTCAAAAGTACCGTATCACACCTGAAACTGTGCCGGTTGTTGGTGGTGGCGCCAGAAACTCAGTATGGGCGCAAATGAAAGCTAGTGTTTTAAACGTTTCTATCGCAGTGCAAGAAGTCCAAGAAACTGCCTTGTTAGGTGCGGGACTACTAGCAGGCTCGTACGCTGGTTATTTTGATATATCAGAAAATATAAATAGAACTTCTGGGAAAACGCTAGTTACGTTCTATCCTAGGCTTCAAGATGTTGAGTTTTATGCCAAGCAAATTGATGTGTATACAAAAATCTATCCGGCACTCCGTGATATTTTTACTCTGCAAAAAGCAACTTCTTTCGAGGAGGTCATGTATCATGCTTGAAAACGCTTCAGTAATTGACCTGACGTTGACATTGAGTGAAAACTTACCATGTGCGTCACCGGAGCATGTGCAGTTCCAACGAAAAATTTGGAATTGGTATTCCGATGAACCGGGAACTCATCAATCAGGGATGTATTCTAAGCTGGGCCCCTATTACACAGAATGGCTGACTATTGACGAGCATACTGGTACGCACTTTGATGCGCCCAGTCACTATATTCCTTACGAAGGATCAGGTCTTCAATACGCCTCCGCTGTTGGCAACATTACTGGAGAAAAAGTTGACCCAAGAAAGATGATAGGACCTGCGGTAGTCATTGATGTCACTAAATTAACCGGTACAGGAAGCCCAGGAGTAAGCCCGCTTATTACCGTTGAAATGATAGAAGAATGGGAAAAAGAGCATGGTGCAATTAAACCGAATGATATCGTTCTCCTTTATACAGGGTGGGACAGATACTACCTACCTGGTCCTGAAGGTGACGCATACTTTAAAAATGCATTTCGTAAAGCTGGTCCAGGTTGGCCTAGTCCAGATGCTCAAACAGTCGAGTATTTGTACCAAAAGGGTGTTCAATGCATTGCCACAGATAGCATTAGCATTGGAGCGACACACGAAGGGATTTCCGCACATGTGGCAGGTTTGTCAAAACAGATGGCCTATGTGGAAAGTTTGACAAATTTGGATAAACTACCAACACGAGGTGCGTATTTCATCTTTCTTGGTCTAAAAATTGAAGGTTCTTCAGGTGGACCTGGCAGAGCAAT
This window encodes:
- a CDS encoding MFS transporter; this translates as MFGRYWKVVVLMLFLAQVINYLDRSAFSVAAPIITKQLHFSPAELGILLSSFSVGYAVFNFVGGYLSDMYGPRRVYGGAMTLWSIFCGLTTLGFNFASMFIIRLIFGIGEGPLATTTNKTLTNWVPKAKHAGAVGIANAGSPLGGAIAGPIVGLIAVYSSWKVSFLAITIIGLLWAVVWLRIVKDHPRQHSKVSPEELQEIEQGKAWPSGVSNAIKIPLSHYLKQPTVLFTAVAFFTFNYILFFFLTWFPSYLSIEKHLSIKNISIATSIPWIVGTVGVLLSGWISDYIYKKTKNLMFSRKVVLVVGLLGAAVCVGLAGLAQTPVSAVVLMTIGIFFMYITGAIYWSIISDNVATERVGGVGGFIHAIANVSGIIAPTVTGVIVQSTGSFVSAFLVAGILAIVGAVCVMLFVRPMRDTSARRQEPNHMSV
- a CDS encoding Ldh family oxidoreductase, which codes for MRREWRGITMSNQGMRIHKDELEQFVSRILLEVGFDEEHVSTIASHLVLANLRGVDSHGVSRVAIYTERIEKGLINKKIQAEPERETASSMLINGNHGSGIVLATQGIHHAVEKAKNTGLAVVGIKNSEHCGMLAAYTMYAAENDCIALATTNSPPSMAPWGGREKFFGTNPFSYGIPTGSEMNIVFDMATSVVARGKIILAHMNHQKIPLGWAISKEGRPTTDTQEALEGLVLPVGGPKGYGLTFLVETLSSLFTGSLFGPHLPDYYKDSRPLSVGQCFVVFRADLFRSLQEFKDTMDQMIAEIKSVALMEGVDRIYLPGEIEVEKTAERLAHGIPLSKELIDELVGVGMRYGVSPQSLTNALY
- a CDS encoding ribonuclease activity regulator RraA; translation: METLSVDTFKKLREVSTASLTSELLKLGYRNTFMKGVHPLHTNSRLVGYAFTLRYIPAREDLDFQVEYDNLKNPQRVAVETIGENEVLVIDSRGDISAASLGHILCTRLKCRGAAGLVTDGALRDTPAIRNMDFPTYAQAAHGTTSSVVHHPVDFQIPIACGGVMVQPGDLIVGDDEGVVVIPAHVAEEVVNRCHERDLLEGWIQEKVASGASIRGLYPPDESTLAEYKAWRDSQARS
- a CDS encoding aldehyde dehydrogenase family protein is translated as MESKNYVGGEWVIPNGRQTVIHNPSNTVEEYGVIHLSTQHDAVEAGEAAKHAVTGWVNTNTAARGEFLLRAADLLRQRQDEIALTASSEMGKPISEMKGEVLRGIQLLRYYGAEGVRAIGSVIPASKDNILQYTRRVPLGIVGIITPWNFPIAIPIWKLAPALLCGNTIVWKPSEIASLSATLLMKVFADAGLPPGVLNLVVGEGSVVGRALLDELPLDAVSFTGSTQTGSSIATQAARRNIKYQTEMGGKNAAVVLRDANLDLAVSAVISGAFSSAGQKCTATSRVIVESAVYDEFVSLFQHEVRNLYVGSALDPKSYLGPVASASQYDKVAKYVEIARHEANSIAKANIQVDPTSGYYIPPLAVDGISVEHQLVQEEIFGPLVVFLPVQNFDDALTVCNKTVYGLSASVFTENLNNSLRFLDEAHVGMVRVNLETAGVEYQAPFGGMGLSSSHSREQGQPALDFYSQTKTCAIYYG
- a CDS encoding autorepressor SdpR family transcription factor produces the protein MNENVFKAMSDKTRRKIIELLKEGPKTAGEISEHFSSAQPTISRHLNVLKNANLVIDQREGTFIIYRLNTTILQEWLAWLLEHFGGGDSDE
- a CDS encoding SdpI family protein, which encodes MNKKMAMPWWGWLAWILAIVLGCLTYFHLPIQVPSHVNSAGKPTFFISRLLAVVYEPSIMLVIILVWHVLWRIDPKKRNYESFWSTYRYIGGVVIVCVSLIYLVVLGHLLHIGSMHFALTAYGIMFMLIANVLPRLQPNWFVGIRTPWTLSSEECWNRTHRLGGQLGIPIGILIIILAWVMPIGKVMVLAVVIPIILWVLITVVASYFYAKKE
- a CDS encoding transposase, which encodes MELSCAVVAPSLIPTKQGDRVKTDKRDALRLAKLFRAGELTPVFVPNEENEALRDLVRAREDAIENRLRARHQLSKFLLRHERRLQAKLRAIRAFDPITTRGLTVSLISTGGIKCKKRQNVLRGGLSMSLLIGPEVNLIIVLY
- a CDS encoding MurR/RpiR family transcriptional regulator — its product is MDIIEKNQTSGFSTRVELMFPKLRDAEKKVVDFVMENRNEIIHLSITEVAERSSASESTVVRVCKRLGYKGFQDLKISLAREVVEPAKHIHEVIEPSDSTLTIKRKVFQANIQALYDTLEVCSDEELEKAVLLLKQSDRIEIYGTGASGNVALDAQHKFLKFGIKTNAPSDVHIQLMSASLLRPGDVAIGISHTGTNKDTLEIMKTAKNQGASLICITNFSKSPLTKISDICLFTASKETLFRTDATASRIAQLTIIDTLLASVATLDYQYYFENVQKTREATLLKRI
- a CDS encoding zinc-dependent dehydrogenase → MIQIKAAVFHGPKQMSIEVLEKPQIGPKEVLLQVTVSAVCGTDVRIYEGLKTKGVRTPSTIGHEVVGIVESVGSEISEFKPGDRVGVIPVIPCRKCHYCLNGRENACLNRKAIGYEFDGAFAEFVRIPREAIESGNLVHLPDELPFEQAVLCEPLSCCINGQRKAQVKINDCVVVVGAGPIGLMHVQLAKIAGARKVIVSELVESRRENAAEAGADVVVNPLEQSLEQIVKDNTEGYGADAVILAIGVPSLVNPSLRLLRKGGVLNLFAGFTNGVSCEIDPNFIHYEEVKVVGTSASTRSDYMNALGLIRSGAINTDVLITPGYTLDGICNAINDVKSGTGMKPVINY